The following are encoded in a window of Psilocybe cubensis strain MGC-MH-2018 chromosome 4, whole genome shotgun sequence genomic DNA:
- a CDS encoding Xyloglucan-specific endo-beta-1,4-glucanase A produces the protein MAFSLFKKLVLLAISTSPALAQTITGATQCIPAGQYTLCQNLWGANSGTGSQSSTLISASGSSVSWSTNWNWQNNPNNVKSYANVQSNSALGVQLNNIASAPSTFDWTYQSQSSGIRADVSYDIWLGSASSGNPASSASSYEIMIWLSGLGGIQPVGSQIQTGINLAGHTWTLWSGPNSNWRVFSFVSASGNINNFSADLNPFFQYLIKNQGVSGSQYVQSIQAGTEPFTGSANLVINSYSVAINKGTPSSTASGGNPTGNPSSGSGSVAQYGQCGGTGYSGPTACASPYTCTYSNPYYSQCL, from the exons ATGGCCTTCTCATTGTTTAAAAAGTTGGTTCTCCTGGCCATATCTACAAGCCCTGCTTTGGCTCAAACAATTACCGGTGCTACTCAATGCATACCAGCTGGACAATATACCTTGTGCCAAAATCTTTGGGGTGCAAATAGTGGTACAGGATCACAAAGTTCTACCCTCATCTCGGCCTCTGGATCATCCGTCTCATGGTCTACCAACTGGAACTGGCAGAACAATCCTAACAACGTGAAAAGCT ACGCAAATGTTCAGTCAAACAGTGCTCTCGGAGTTCAG CTCAACAACATTGCATCGGCGCCTTCAACTTTTGACTGGACATACCAAAGTCAATCATCTGGTATCAGAGCTGATGTCAGCTACGACATTTGGCTTGGAAGTGCCTCTTCCGGAAATCCCGCATCCAGTGCATCCTCTTATGAAAT CATGATCTGGTTGTCTGGTCTTGGAGG AATCCAACCCGTCGGTAGCCAAATCCAGACCGGAATTAACCTAGCTGGACACACATGGACTCTTTGGTCCGGACCGAATAGCAACTGGCGCGTCTTCTCATTTGTGTCAGCATCTGGGAACATCAATAACTTCAGTGCCGATCTGAACCCATTCTTCC AATACCTCATTAAAAACCAAGGTGTATCAGGCTCCCAA TACGTTCAATCAATTCAAGCTGGAACCGAGCCATTCACTGGTTCTGCCAACCTCGTCATTAACAGCTACAGTGTTGCTATCAACAAGGGAACGCCTTCTTCCACCGCGTCTGGCGGGAACCCCACAGGAAACCCGTCGTCTGGTTCCGGCTCGGTTGCACAATACGGTCAGTGTGGTGGCACTGGATACTCAGGGCCCACTGCATGTGCTTCTCCGTACACTTGCACATACAGCAACCCATACTACTCCCAGTGCCTTTAA
- a CDS encoding putative acetylxylan esterase A: MFAYKALITLALSGIASALTSSLQQVTANFGSNPTNVKMYVYKPTAVATPTPLIVAMHYCTGTAQAYFSGTSLAQLADQHGFIVVYPNAPTAGGCWDVASSATLSHNGGGDSLGIANMVRYAIANWGIDSTRVFATGTSSGAMMTNVMLGAYPDLFAAGSLYSGVPFGCFAGPNAWNTQCATGELIKTPQQWGDQVRAAYPGFTGTRPKVQFWHGTIDTTLYPQNFWEEIKQWTNVFNVSQTPTSNLTSNPQAGYSRASFGPNVQAILAQNVGHTVPEHETDTLAWFGLSSLVPGSSSGSGSSSAGAGSSPTSTAAPSPTGATSPQYGQCGGIGWTGPTGTQLILYGFDSTVNACESTSDSSQEST, from the exons ATGTTCGCATACAAAGCCCTTATCACGCTCGCGCTCTCAGGAATTGCAAGTGCACTGACTAGCTCCCTGCAGCAAGTCACCGCCAACTTCGGTTCCAACCCCACCAATGTCAAGATGTACGTCTACAAGCCGACCGCGGTCGCAACACCAACGCCCCTCATAGTCGCCATGCACTACTGCACCGGTACCGCACAGGCCTACTTCTCCGGCACGTCGCTCGCACAGCTCGCAGACCAGCACggcttcatcgtcgtctacCCAAACGCACCGACAGCCGGTGGGTGCTGGGACGTCGCATCGTCCGCGACACTGTCGCAcaacggcggcggcgacTCACTGGGCATTGCGAACATGGTGCGCTACGCGATCGCAAACTGGGGCATCGACTCCACGCGCGTGTTCGCGACGGGCACGAGCTCCGGCGCGATGATGACCAACGTCATGCTCGGCGCGTACCCGGACCTGTTCGCCGCAGGTTCGCTGTACTCAGGTGTGCCATTTGGCTGCTTCGCAGGGCCAAATGCATGGAACACCCAGTGCGCGACGGGAGAGCTCATCAAGACACCGCAACAGTGGGGCGACCAGGTACGCGCGGCGTATCCTGGGTTCACGGGCACCAGGCCAAAGGTGCAGTTCTGGCACGGAACGAT CGACACGACCCTCTACCCCCAAAACTTCTGGGAAGAGATCAAACAATGGACAAACGTATTCAACGTCTCGCAAACACCCACATCCAACCTCACCTCGAACCCCCAAGCGGGCTACTCACGCGCGTCGTTCGGACCCAACGTGCAAGCCATTCTCGCACAGAACGTCGGGCACACAGTGCCAGAGCACGAGACGGACACACTGGCCTGGTTCGGGCTTTCCTCGCTCGTTCCTGGGTCTAGCTCCGGCTCCGGCTCATCAAGCGCTGGTGCAGGATCGTCACCGACGAGCACTGCTGCGCCATCGCCCACGGGCGCCACCTCACCACAATACGGACAATGCGGTGGAATCGGCTGGACAGGGCCAACAG GGACACAACTGATTCTCTATGGATTCGACAGTACAGTCAATGCCTGTGAGAGCACGAGTGACAGCAGTCAGGAGAGTACGTAG
- a CDS encoding Autophagy-related protein 18h, with the protein MPPRSSRASNARNQQQHRQHQHQHQQPTPPITDNDNDNDNDKDSPRRGLTADLSPPAQLPTPLPDTGAVVPQADLELLPPFELDGDARASVETGVYANVEGVTERERGRERGRVRVSPSDGDHDSDKHRDHDNTNQSHFTGNLTGALMPVTVGAGMLALSDKEANSSSYPAVADEEVSEDLAQTYTYAPQDITPNRRTTVEEHGSPPPLPIPPRTSVTGEQAFRYRQEDVMWDEEFQNVQHTGGVRETSSGSAYARPDASTSPPVSSTSPLRRNSSSTSNQQPASILDTLNRTIRGHMPYAPPSSVPAPPAVSRRRVEGVGAGGFGFSVKSSGGGDREREARMKQEFEREYERDGDDEDYERHGGYGHAPNTQQDREYRPTHPTAKHRSVDLGVEHEEGPYGGGGGGGGGYGYGYGMEHTRGYSEAMNQGVEPGIGTRIPGRRDLKSGEYGISGGRGRGAVGMERDSGVDHGYGYGGYGYGYGEEGEGVEKGRGSMGVGGGVENVKGAGVARGQGQNQGLVRVRDDGIVGARWDVLNDRRVLVVAYPSALQIWDTYDLKAIREVVRLRFDASASSGTQTQWSALFALGREPMGTVKGKVAGHGVGGRMGSGRDDFTIRVAHAVILPTTSRRAKAATRDKDVFEDERPLLGLLLEAEAAEEDGNAGVESVTEVVFVVYSLRTHRVVKHIPLSGIPDFRSRAGTFDVSKDFVVLSTKSPPTLHILSSATFRRLHTIHSTSLEAFTSPPRIPPPTPHGSEMNVDVAGISTAAGGPPSVHADATTGKSRTGAFSSGLSLSIANAISNALYAPGSRSSTPASVNPSGNAEQADGSVSVPVVYPSPVFALSGRLLAYASPVPGRSTGTSGGDAGSMSPGGVGGVGSSPSPSSFLSVGTGITSGISKASRRLSSSSSASVHSNAPSSASSSSAPFGLSAISGIGASIPRTQAEVGHAALRVSESVVSGMRFLGGMAVDAARSRVGAGVGGGVPVRQGTPVGAGRAGGSVSGGGNGRYISRSAPDNAEDVDDSAAAQALRERRYSANASAAVGSVPSSSSYVSSHAVAPHTTGVVEHGHYVTVLDLAPLLDSNSSEADGFGRDLESTVKNIHDVGVVYNDELVDDMRPIRTPMKIDEFNASRSQPVAGLCFAQDGTSVGVITRDGHSVKVFRLRPVPSVVRLGERNTSSELVEETGLQEPPQGPRASQVYDLYRGRTSAVVEGVDWAKDGRWVAVGTRNRTVHVFATNPYGGKTDLRSHMEGRVRNVDVIEHPMTSLNAIAKLRGTKGAQAQASAPLAFTFLSPCDVLSAPDLAPPRSPAAPPPMNIVSRSPSSPKTGYTSHAHASASSTSTTTSASGGKRSTNFQDVLLFDPASGVLSLRRLALDKQPVRDVVGASVHALGVGVTSISLPGVGGVGRLSSSSPSTKGGLGTAAISGSGSGSGSGSAGTETQMELTAKESVLATWTLFARRDREWAEIKTPVVPPVKGPVSVGSPRDWLAEGEITTGSNSKRVLPRSLYLSHQFLFHTLGEDYHALIRRYQFDIAGDRIDVRRQVEISAYSSSSPVSGLPLPGAISSGGSGSGSSVGREHMLDFSPSSPPHSHSHMHSHSIQRVSSSFDEPIASAISGRFFEPDHPNVYGSSAGTTSTSNAHARSHSVSGAIPPILPMYPNGGVHATGGSFRNAIAIPIGRKMAGIGDGVSEGVARLRREMLQKAKTGGAGRKEREREDNSGGQQQVVPLEFDEEDEDFVGHAGEGSGNVTSAPSSTLNATYMQQPQQQSHLQLVSDVDGGDVVGAVDEEIWDGGWDMQDRMAVEEQEGFYELDGRGVGFVSGLNVAGVSGGGSAAITRVVSGSRGGGISGPSQGVSDELQPLDASSASARHPQTLATAIEPNLIDLESSFTAPSNNTKNANRKTKQKRRG; encoded by the exons ATGCCCCCTCGTTCCTCGCGCGCCAGCAATGCCCGAAACCAGCAGCAACACagacaacatcaacatcaacaccagCAGCCAACGCCTCCCATCACTGataacgacaacgacaacgacaacgacaaagaTTCGCCACGGCGCGGACTCACAGCTGATCTATCGCCACCTGCACAGCTACCGACACCGTTACCTGACACAGGAGCTGTAGTGCCACAAGCAGACCTCGAGCTCTTGCCGCCTTTCGAGCTTGACGGAGATGCGCGTGCTAGTGTTGAGACTGGCGTGTATGCTAATGTGGAGGGTGTGACGGAAAGAGAGAGGGGCAGAGAGCGTGGAAGGGTGAGGGTTAGCCCTAGCGACGGCGACCACGATAGCGATAAGCACCGCGACCACGATAACACCAACCAATCGCACTTTACTGGCAACTTGACGGGCGCACTGATGCCTGTCACAGTCGGCGCTGGGATGCTTGCTCTGTCTGATAAGGAAGCTAACTCCTCTTCCTACCCTGCTGTTGCCGATGAAGAGGTGTCGGAGGACCTAGCACAGACGTATACCTATGCACCACAAGACATCACCCCGAACAGGAGGACGACGGTGGAAGAGCACGGCTCGCCGCCGCCGTTGCCTATCCCACCGCGTACCTCCGTGACCGGGGAGCAGGCTTTCAGATACAGACAGGAGGATGTGATGTGGGATGAGGAGTTCCAGAACGTCCAACACACAGGAGGAGTCCGTGAGACGTCTTCTGGATCTGCCTATGCCCG CCCCGACGCGTCTACGAGTCCCCCTGTTTCATCCACTTCGCCTCTACGCCGGAATTCGAGTTCAACATCGAATCAACAGCCGGCATCGATACTTGATACCCTTAACCGCACAATTCGAGGACACATGCCGTACGCACCGCCGTCGTCAGTTCCTGCACCACCAGCTGTGTCGAGACGGAGGGTGGAAGGCGTCGGTGCTGGAGGCTTCGGTTTCTCTGTCAAAAGTAGTGGAGGTGGAGACAGGGAGAGAGAGGCGAGGATGAAGCAGGAGTTTGAGAGGGAGTATGaaagagatggagatgacGAGGACTATGAGAGGCATGGTGGCTACGGCCATGCCCCCAATACCCAGCAGGACAGAGAATATAGGCCTACACATCCAACCGCAAAGCACCGAAGTGTCGATTTAGGTGTTGAACATGAGGAAGGTCCgtatggaggtggaggtggaggtggaggtgggtaTGGATACGGATACGGAATGGAACACACCCGCGGATACTCGGAAGCGATGAATCAAGGTGTAGAACCTGGAATTGGAACTAGGATACCTGGAAGGAGAGATTTGAAGAGCGGGGAGTACGGGATTTCAGGTGGGAGAGGGCGAGGAGCAGTTGGTATGGAACGAGATAGTGGAGTTGAtcatgggtatgggtatggtggatatggatatggttACGGTGAAGAGGGTGAAGGGGTTGAGAAAGGTAGAGGCTCTATGggagttggaggaggagttgAAAATGTAAAGGGTGCGGGAGTGGCGAGAGGTCAGGGACAGAACCAGGGTTTGGTGCGTGTGCGAGACGATGGAATTGTGGGGGCGAGGTGGGATGTGCTCAACGATCG ACGGGTCCTTGTAGTCGCCTATCCGTCGGCCCTGCAGATATGGGATACGTATGACCTGAAAGCGATTAGGGAGGTCGTGCGTCTGCGATTCgatgcttctgcttcttctggCACGCAAACGCAGTGGAGTGCGCTTTTCGCTCTTGGTAGGGAACCGATGGGTACAGTAAAGGGCAAGGTTGCCGGCCATGGTGTCGGTGGTAGGATGGGGTCAGGCAGAGACGATTTTACAATCCGCGTTGCACATGCGGTTATCCTTCCCACTACCAGCAGGCGAGCAAAGGCTGCGACGCGCGACAAGGACGTGTTTGAGGATGAGAGGCCGTTGCTTGGTTTGTTACTTGAAGCAGAGGCAGCGGAAGAGGATGGTAATGCGGGAGTCGAGTCTGTGACGGAAGTGGTGTTTGTGGTATATTCGCTTCGGACACATCGAGTGGTGAAGCATATACCGCTCTCGGGGATTCCTGATTTTAGGAGTCGTGCGGGTACTTTTGATGTTAGCAAGGATTTCGTAGTCCTT AGCACGAAGAGCCCGCCAACACTACATATTCTTTCGTCCGCGACATTCCGGAGGCTTCACACTATCCACTCAACGTCCCTGGAAGCGTTCACAAGCCCCCCGCGTAtacctcctcctaccccacATGGCTCAGAAATGAATGTGGATGTAGCAGGTATCAGCACCGCCGCTGGAGGACCTCCCAGCGTGCATGCAGACGCAACAACCGGAAAGTCCAGAACAGGCGCCTTTTCGTCGGGCCTCTCATTGTCGATTGCCAACGCCATTTCGAACGCGCTGTATGCACCAGGGAGCCGCAGTAGCACGCCTGCTTCTGTCAATCCTAGTGGAAATGCTGAGCAAGCTGATGGATCAGTCTCCGTGCCAGTAGTGTACCCCTCTCCGGTGTTTGCGCTGTCTGGAAGACTCCTGGCGTATGCATCGCCCGTCCCTGGGCGCAGCACGGGGACTAGTGGAGGAGATGCCGGCTCTATGTCTCCAGGGGGTGTTGGTGGCGTCGGCTCGTCCCCTTCTCCGTCATCCTTTCTCAGTGTCGGTACCGGTATCACTTCAGGTATTAGTAAAGCCTCTCGCCGGctctcgtcatcgtcatcagcgTCTGTACACTCGAACGCACCGTCCAGcgcgtcatcgtcgtccgcGCCCTTCGGGCTGAGTGCCATAAGTGGGATTGGGGCAAGTATCCCGCGCACACAGGCGGAGGTAGGGCATGCTGCACTGAGGGTCAGCGAGAGCGTGGTGAGTGGTATGCGGTTTTTGGGTGGTATGGCGGTGGATGCTGCGCGTAGCAGAGTGGGCGCTGGCGTGGGAGGTGGTGTACCAGTCAGGCAGGGTACACCTGTAGGTGCAGGGCGGGCGGGCGGAAGTGTTAGTGGAGGAGGGAATGGGAGGTACATCTCCAGAAGTGCACCGGATAATGcggaggatgtggatgatTCTGCGGCTGCGCAAGCTTTGCGTGAGCGCAGGTACTCCGCCAACGCGTCAGCCGCTGTTGGAAGTGTtccctcgtcctcgtcgtatGTCAGTTCGCATGCCGTCGCACCACATACGACGGGCGTGGTTGAACACGGGCATTATGTGACGGTGCTGGATTTAGCACCGCTCCTGGACTCCAACTCTAGCGAGGCAGATGGATTTGGACGCGATCTGGAAAGCACTGTGAAGAATATACACGACGTCGGCGTTGTCTATAATGACGAACTTGTCGACGACATGCGCCCTATCCGGACCCCTATGAAGATTGATGAATTCAATGCATCGCGTAGCCAGCCCGTCGCAGGTCTCTGCTTCGCGCAGGATGGGACGAGCGTGGGCGTGATCACGCGCGACGGGCACAGTGTCAAAGTATTCAGGCTCCGCCCCGTGCCGTCCGTCGTGCGTCTAGGAGAAAGGAACACATCGTCAGAATTGGTGGAGGAAACTGGTTTGCAGGAGCCGCCACAAGGCCCGCGTGCTTCCCAGGTTTATGACTTGTATCGCGGACGCACGTCTGCTGTGGTGGAGGGTGTGGATTGGGCGAAAGACGGCAGGTGGGTTGCGGTTGGTACGCGAAATAGGACTGTTCATGTGTTCGCGACGAACCCTTACGGCGGCAAGACCGATTTACGAAGCCACATGGAGGGGAGGGTTAGAAATGTGGATGTGATT GAGCACCCAATGACGTCTTTAAACGCGATCGCGAAGCTGCGTGGGACTAAGGGCGCACAAGCACAGGCGAGCGCACCACTAGCGTTCACATTCCTCTCGCCATGCGATGTGTTGTCGGCACCAGATCTTGCGCCGCCACGTTCTCCTGCGGCACCACCGCCCATGAATATCGTCAGCCGTTCGCCGTCCTCGCCAAAAACGGGTTATACCAGCCATGCTCATGCCAGTGCGAGTAGCACGTCAACAACAACTAGTGCATCTGGTGGAAAGCGCAGCACGAATTTCCAGGATGTGCTTCTCTTCGACCCGGCGAGCGGCGTGCTGTCGCTAAGACGGCTTGCTCTTGACAAGCAGCCCGTAAGAGACGTTGTAGGGGCATCGGTGCATGCGCTCGGCGTGGGTGTGACGAGCATATCACTACCGGGTGTGGGTGGAGTGGGGCGGCTGAGCTCGTCTTCACCATCGACAAAGGGCGGATTGGGCACGGCTGCTATTTCTGGGTCTGGAAGTGGGAGCGGTAGTGGTAGCGCCGGTACGGAGACTCAGATGGAGCTCACGGCGAAGGAGAGTGTATTGGCGACATGGACTTTGTTTGCGAGACGTGATCGGGAGTGGGCAGAGATCAAGACGCCGGTTGTACCACCTGTGAAGGGACCAGTTAGTGTAGGAAGCCCTCGAGA CTGGCTTGCGGAGGGTGAAATCACCACAGGCTCAAACTCCAAACGCGTTCTGCCTCGATCACTATATCTTTCACACCAATTCTTATTCCATACTCTAGGCGAAGACTACCACGCGCTGATCAGGCGGTACCAGTTCGATATAGCAGGGGACAGGATTGACGTGCGCCGCCAGGTCGAAATCAGTGCATactcgtcctcctcgcccGTGTCTGGCCTTCCTCTCCCAGGTGCCATCAGCAGTGGTGGGAGCGGAAGCGGAAGTAGCGTCGGCCGCGAACACATGCTCGACTTCTCGCCCTCATCGCCACCGCATTCACATTCGCACATGCACTCGCACTCCATCCAACGCGTTTCCTCGTCGTTTGACGAGCCCATTGCATCTGCGATTTCAGGCCGCTTCTTCGAGCCCGACCATCCCAATGTGTATGGGTCCAGTGCAGGTACCACCTCTACCAGCAATGCGCATGCCCGCTCTCACTCTGTGTCGGGGGCGATCCCTCCCATACTCCCTATGTATCCGAACGGCGGGGTGCATGCGACGGGCGGCTCTTTCAGGAACGCGATTGCTATCCCGATTGGGCGGAAGATGGCAGGGATTGGAGATGGCGTCAGCGAGGGTGTGGCGAGGCTCAGGCGGGAGATGTTGCAGAAGGCTAAGACTGGCGGTGCTGGGCgcaaggagagggagagggaggataATTCTGGTGGACAGCAGCAGGTTGTGCCGCTGGAAtttgatgaggaagatgaggactTTGTTGGACACGCGGGAGAGGGGAGTGGGAATGTGACTTCGGCGCCTTCGTCGACTTTGAACGCGACATATATGCAGCAGCCGCAACAGCAATCACATCTGCAGCTGGTGTCTGATGTCGATGGTGGCGACGTGGTTGGTGCGGTAGACGAAGAGATATGGGATGGCGGGTGGGACATGCAAGATCGGATGGCTGTGGAAGAGCAGGAGGGGTTCTATGAGCTTGACGGGCGAGGTGTCGGTTTCGTCTCCGGTCTGAACGTGGCGGGGGTAAGTGGGGGTGGTAGTGCTGCCATTACACGCGTTGTCTCTGGGAgccgtggtggtggtattaGTGGTCCCAGTCAGGGTGTAAGCGATGAGTTGCAGCCGCTGGATGCTTCGTCTGCCAGTGCACGCCACCCGCAAACATTGGCAACTGCCATCGAGCCCAACCTGATAGATTTGGAATCGTCCTTCACAGCGCCTAGCAACAATACCAAGAATGCGAATAGGAAGACGAAGCAGAAACGGCGTGGCTGA
- a CDS encoding Spermidine N(1)-acetyltransferase, which produces MFDLECGIRLRAAHTSPGTDYDNIVSLYNNAKVAEYMSYDFPVPQGDSLKEFFQGIVTKNAEMFCIVETIPQSQGGKDDVEKPRFVGMAALWVSRRERGHRHSEFGIGLMPEFWGKGYGKEITKFLIHHGFYHLNLHRISLETIGGNDRAITMYKACGFVEEGRLREAVWVRGGWRDIIVMGILVDEWRERSLNRD; this is translated from the exons ATGTTTGACCTTGAGTGCGGTATTCGATTACGAGCAGCACACACCTCACCAGGAACCGACTATGACAACATCGTCTCCCTTTACAACAATGCCAAAGTGGCCGAGTACATGTCCTATGACTTTCCTGTTCCTCAAGGAGACAGCTTGAAGGAGTTTTTCCAGGGTATAGTCACCAAAAATGCGGAAATGTTTTGCATCGTCGAAACTATACCACAATCTCAAGGTGGAAAAGATGATGTGGAGAAACCAAGATTTGTTGGCATGGCCGCCTTATGGGTATCGCGACGGGAGAGGGGACATAGACACTCAGAGTTTGGTATCGGCCTCATGCCTGAGTTCTGGGGGAAAGGCTATGGCAAGGAGATCACCAAGTTCTTGATACACCATGGATTCTACCATCTGAATTTGCATCGCATATCGCTCGAGACGATCGGTGGAAATGATCGCGCAATTACGATGTACAAAGCATG TGGATTTGTTGAAGAAGGTAGGCTGCGAGAAGCGGTATGGGTTAGGGGAGGATGGAGAGACATCATTGTAATGGGAATTCTCGTTGACGAGTGGCGAGAAAGGTCGTTAAATCGTGATTGA
- a CDS encoding Protein disulfide-isomerase, producing the protein MWCSMPALLMAYAALVVANKAASDVIDLTPATFESIVQEEPLLLVAFVAPSMSYHCVRLAPHYEQAATALKERGIKVAKVDCVREADFCQSEGIQVYPVLKVYRHGEATTYTGPRKSYHIVDYMIHQHYRTVFDVTAENHDAFTKSDKVVVIAYLSSTTDDLALEFREASFALRNDYLFGMATDKAAIEAASVTAPSIVVYRSFDEPRLEYPYPIYSLSMNDLVEWVSGLAIPVFANDDGSDYAVFLRSGKPLAILFVGPSPTADKEAQISGIAPIAAKYKSKMNFVWSDASIFGSHPDVHYPVFVIHNVGRQSKYPLAPQKVQGVTPERAIELVERYLGGKRGRPLKDQPVPDLQEEPVLTVFDNFSLAKINSDYSKDIFIHFYNIRSRESMLLEPIWDNLGKKYAAIKDRIVIARMDSLEHGLPLFTPFRMTTLPTLMFRSAGTHGFIEYDSTNYAFENLVSFVEMHAKNPLDLPEVSDSQDAQAPFSVGS; encoded by the exons ATGTGGTGCTCAATGCCAGCCTTGCTTATGGCCTATGCTGCGCTCGTTGTTGCCAACAAAGCCGCCTCCGATGTTATTGATCTTACCCCGGCGACCTTTGAGTCCATAGTCCAGGAGGAACCGCTCCTCTTGGTTGCATTCGTTGCTCCATCAAT GTCGTACCACTGCGTGCGCTTGGCTCCGCATTATGAACAGGCCGCCACCGCCCTAAAGGAGAGGGGAATCAAGGTTGCAAAGGTGGACTGTGTCCGCGAGGCTGATTTCTGTCAGTCAGAAGGGATACAAGTATATCC TGTTCTCAAAGTTTACCGGCATGGCGAGGCAACAACCTACACTGGCCCACGAAAATCATATCACATTGTTGACTACATGATTCA TCAGCACTACCGCACTGTTTTCGATGTCACAGCCGAGAACCACGACGCGTTCACTAAATCTGATAAAGTGGTTGTGATCGCTTACCTCTCCAGTACCACCGACGACCTCGCTCTCGAATTCCGCGAAGCTTCCTTCGCCCTCCGAAACGACTACCTCTTTGGTATGGCGACCGACAAGGCAGCCATCGAAGCTGCCAGTGTCACCGCCCCCTCTATTGTTGTATATCGGTCCTTCGATGAGCCCAGACTGGAGTACCCGTATCCAATTTATTCCCTCTCAATGAACGATCTTGTGGAGTGGGTAAGCGGCCTTGCGATCCCTGTGTTTGCTAACGATGATGGGTCAGACTACGCCGTGTTTCTCCGCAGCGGCAAGCCCTTAGCAATTCTGTTCGTCGGTCCTAGCCCAACCGCCGACAAGGAGGCACAAATATCCGGGATCGCCCCCATTGCAGCGAAATACAAGTCCAAGATGAATTTTGTCTGGAGCGACGCGAGTATTTTTGGCAGTCACCCCGACGTCCACTATCCTGTGTTTGTTATCCACAATGTGGGAAGGCAGTCCAAGTACCCACTTGCGCCCCAAAAGGTTCAGGGTGTCACACCTGAGCGTGCTATCGAATTGGTAGAGCGGTACCTCGGTGGAAAGCGCGGCCGTCCACTTAAGGATCAACCTGTCCCTGACCTCCAGGAAGAGCCTGTCCTCACAGTGTTTGACAACTTCAGCCTTGCGAAGATAAATTCCGATTATAGCAAAGATATTTTCATACATTTTTATAATATACG GTCCAGAGAAAGTATGCTCCTCGAACCTATCTGGGATAACCTCGGCAAGAAATACGCTGCCATCAAGGACCGTATTGTCAT CGCTAGGATGGACTCCCTAGAACACGGGCTTCCACTATTCACCCCCTTCCGCATGACGACATTGCCCACTCTCATGTTCCGGTCTGCGGGCACTCACGGCTTCATCGAATATGACTCTACCAATTACGCCTTTGAAAATCTAGTCTCATTTGTTGAAATGCACGCCAAGAACCCTCTTGACCTTCCCGAGGTATCAGACTCTCAAGACGCCCAGGCTCCGTTCTCCGTTGGAAGCTAA